In a genomic window of Nostoc sp. UHCC 0870:
- the thrC gene encoding threonine synthase, whose amino-acid sequence MTQAVSTPTKTSNATFSALKCKECGAEYELKAIHVCELCFGPLEVKYDYNALRLTVTRETIQAGPNSIWRYRPFLPVATDNVIDVGTGMTPLVRSHRLARRLGLNKLYIKNDAVNMPTLSFKDRVVSVALSRARELGFTTVSCASTGNLANSTAAIAAHAGLDCCVFIPSDLEAGKVLGSLVYSPTLMAVKGNYDQVNRLCSEVANTHGWGFVNINLRPYYSEGSKTLGFEVAEQLGWELPDHIVAPLASGSLFTKIYKGFNEFVEVGLVEGKNVRFSGAQAEGCSPIAEAFRENRDFIKPVKPNTIAKSIAIGNPADGVYAVEIAKKTGGNIESVNDAEIIEGMKLLAETEGIFTETAGGTTIAVLKKLVEAGKIDPDETTVVYITGNGLKTQEAIQGYIGEPLTIDAKLDSFERALERSRTLDRLEWQQVLV is encoded by the coding sequence ATGACTCAGGCAGTATCCACTCCTACCAAAACAAGCAACGCCACCTTTAGTGCTTTGAAATGTAAAGAATGTGGCGCGGAATATGAACTCAAAGCCATTCATGTATGTGAGTTATGCTTTGGGCCTTTGGAAGTGAAATATGACTACAATGCTTTGCGTCTGACTGTCACCCGCGAAACCATCCAAGCTGGCCCGAACTCCATTTGGCGTTATCGTCCCTTTTTGCCCGTCGCAACTGACAATGTAATTGATGTGGGAACAGGTATGACTCCCCTGGTGCGTTCCCATCGTCTGGCTCGCCGCCTGGGTCTAAACAAACTATATATCAAGAATGATGCGGTAAATATGCCCACCCTGAGCTTTAAGGATCGGGTGGTGTCCGTCGCTCTTTCCCGTGCTAGGGAGTTGGGTTTCACTACAGTTTCTTGTGCAAGTACCGGTAACTTGGCAAACTCTACAGCTGCGATCGCAGCTCATGCCGGTTTAGACTGTTGTGTATTCATCCCCTCCGATTTAGAAGCTGGTAAAGTCTTAGGAAGCTTGGTATACAGTCCTACTTTAATGGCTGTTAAAGGTAACTACGACCAAGTAAATCGCCTGTGTTCGGAAGTTGCTAATACACATGGTTGGGGTTTTGTCAACATTAATTTACGCCCATATTATTCTGAAGGTTCTAAAACACTAGGCTTTGAAGTAGCAGAACAATTGGGTTGGGAACTACCAGACCATATAGTTGCACCTTTGGCTTCGGGTTCACTGTTCACCAAAATTTATAAAGGTTTCAACGAATTTGTAGAAGTTGGTTTGGTGGAAGGTAAAAACGTCCGCTTTAGTGGCGCACAAGCAGAAGGTTGTTCACCAATCGCCGAAGCATTTAGAGAAAACCGCGACTTTATTAAACCAGTTAAACCGAATACAATTGCCAAATCAATTGCGATCGGCAACCCAGCCGATGGTGTTTACGCCGTTGAGATTGCGAAGAAAACTGGCGGTAATATTGAATCAGTCAACGATGCAGAAATTATCGAAGGTATGAAGCTGTTAGCCGAGACAGAAGGTATCTTCACAGAAACAGCCGGCGGAACTACCATTGCTGTACTGAAAAAATTGGTAGAAGCTGGCAAGATAGATCCAGATGAAACTACCGTGGTTTACATCACTGGCAACGGTTTAAAAACCCAAGAAGCAATACAAGGCTATATTGGCGAACCTTTGACAATTGATGCCAAACTCGATAGTTTTGAACGTGCATTAGAGCGATCGCGCACTTTAGACCGCTTGGAATGGCAACAAGTTCTTGTTTAG
- a CDS encoding MoaD/ThiS family protein, with protein MAVKVLVPTPLQNFTNNQAALESSGSTIAELLDSLETSFPGIKSRLCDEKGQLRRFLNLYVNSEDIRFLEGIATPLKDGDEVSIVPAVAGG; from the coding sequence ATGGCTGTAAAAGTTTTAGTCCCTACTCCTCTACAAAATTTCACTAACAATCAAGCTGCTCTAGAATCTAGTGGTAGCACCATTGCTGAACTTTTAGACTCTTTAGAAACAAGCTTCCCTGGGATTAAATCGCGGTTGTGCGATGAAAAGGGACAGCTAAGACGCTTTTTGAATTTGTATGTCAACAGCGAAGATATCCGTTTTTTGGAGGGTATCGCTACACCTTTGAAAGATGGGGATGAAGTTAGTATTGTCCCGGCTGTCGCAGGTGGCTGA
- a CDS encoding alpha/beta fold hydrolase, with protein MQVKTAPSTTPIPGQYWQWRGHQIYYVRAGEKQPHRPPLLLVHGFGASTDHWRKNITGLCTEFEVFAIDLLGFGRSAKAKLEYGGDLWRDQLHDFISEVIGQKAILAGNSLGGYACLCVAAQRPDSVAGVVLLNSAGPFSVTPSTSEPEALQSQIQPPKQPSPLQKLLGTSVKWIFQQPLAQFLLFQYLRQNWVIRRTLEKVYLDKTAITDQLVAEIARPAYEPGALDVFVSVFSTPQGEKVDVLLKQLTCPLLLLWGEADPWMNARERSQKFRLYYPELTEYFLNAGHCPHDEVPDQVNPIFRDWVLSIV; from the coding sequence ATGCAGGTAAAAACCGCCCCTTCTACAACCCCTATTCCTGGACAATATTGGCAGTGGCGAGGGCATCAAATTTATTATGTCCGTGCGGGAGAAAAACAACCTCACCGTCCGCCATTACTTTTAGTGCATGGTTTTGGTGCTTCCACAGACCACTGGCGTAAGAATATCACAGGTTTGTGTACTGAATTTGAAGTATTTGCGATCGACCTGTTAGGATTTGGACGTTCAGCCAAAGCAAAATTAGAGTATGGCGGCGACTTGTGGCGCGACCAACTCCATGATTTTATTAGTGAAGTGATTGGTCAAAAAGCAATACTAGCTGGTAACTCCCTTGGGGGTTATGCTTGTTTATGTGTAGCGGCTCAACGTCCTGACAGTGTAGCTGGTGTAGTTTTACTTAACAGTGCTGGCCCCTTTAGTGTCACTCCATCTACATCTGAACCAGAAGCTTTACAATCACAGATTCAACCACCTAAACAACCATCTCCCTTACAAAAACTTTTGGGTACTAGTGTTAAATGGATTTTTCAACAACCTCTAGCCCAGTTTTTATTATTTCAATACTTGCGACAAAATTGGGTAATTCGCCGAACCTTAGAAAAAGTTTATCTTGATAAAACAGCAATCACAGATCAATTAGTAGCAGAAATTGCCCGTCCTGCTTACGAACCTGGTGCTTTGGATGTGTTTGTCTCAGTGTTTAGCACTCCTCAAGGTGAAAAAGTTGATGTCTTATTAAAGCAATTAACTTGCCCTTTATTACTACTTTGGGGAGAAGCTGATCCTTGGATGAATGCTAGAGAACGTTCCCAAAAGTTTCGCCTATATTATCCTGAGTTAACAGAATATTTTCTCAACGCTGGTCATTGTCCCCATGATGAAGTACCAGATCAGGTAAACCCAATTTTCCGCGATTGGGTATTGTCAATTGTTTAA
- a CDS encoding alpha/beta fold hydrolase, producing the protein MPSPIEIIVLLATTFYQAIASLIENRQPPPGQLIDVGGYRLHFYTAGKSSPTVVLEHSLGGMEGYLLVQEIAKLSRVCIYDRAGYGWSNHSPHPRTSQQIVTELDSLLTQAGIEPPYILVGNSFGSYNVRLYAHYFPEKVIGMVLTDGLHETGMLKMSIYLQALKLFFVSGFFMSILGSMLGIIRLLKLIGTFEIIKPDLIKFPQAALNPIKRSFCRPKHWITMSRELLNLDKSSRQLQLTNNFGSLPIVSIKAHTFFQASIWTILLPIKAANHLRDQMHKQIISLSTDCTQVKAHKSSHFVWIDQPDLIVNAIKFILEKVDSSNP; encoded by the coding sequence ATGCCATCCCCTATCGAAATTATCGTACTATTAGCCACAACTTTTTATCAGGCGATCGCAAGTTTAATAGAAAATCGACAGCCGCCACCAGGACAACTGATTGATGTGGGTGGATATCGCTTACACTTTTACACGGCGGGAAAGTCTAGCCCCACTGTGGTCTTAGAACACAGTTTAGGCGGAATGGAAGGTTATTTACTTGTACAAGAAATAGCCAAGCTATCACGAGTTTGTATATATGATCGTGCTGGGTATGGTTGGAGTAATCATAGTCCTCATCCACGCACCAGTCAGCAAATTGTTACAGAATTAGATTCTCTCCTCACACAAGCAGGAATTGAGCCACCTTATATTCTTGTAGGTAATTCCTTTGGTAGTTATAACGTCCGGTTATATGCCCATTATTTTCCCGAAAAAGTAATCGGGATGGTACTTACTGATGGACTCCATGAAACAGGAATGCTGAAAATGTCCATCTATTTACAAGCTTTGAAACTATTTTTTGTTTCTGGTTTCTTCATGTCAATTTTAGGATCAATGCTTGGCATTATCAGATTACTCAAATTGATTGGTACTTTTGAAATTATTAAGCCAGATTTAATTAAATTTCCTCAAGCCGCACTCAACCCAATTAAGCGTTCTTTTTGCCGCCCTAAACACTGGATTACCATGAGTCGTGAACTCTTAAACCTGGATAAGAGCAGTCGCCAACTCCAATTAACTAATAATTTTGGGTCATTACCTATAGTTAGCATTAAAGCGCATACTTTTTTTCAGGCTTCTATTTGGACGATACTTTTACCGATAAAAGCAGCTAATCATTTACGAGATCAAATGCACAAGCAAATAATTAGTTTATCTACAGATTGTACACAAGTTAAAGCTCATAAAAGTAGCCATTTTGTTTGGATTGATCAACCTGATTTAATCGTAAATGCTATTAAGTTTATTTTAGAAAAGGTTGATTCTAGTAATCCGTAA
- a CDS encoding shikimate dehydrogenase, translating into MITGKTKLLGVIGYPVGHSLSPVMHNAAIAHLGLDYVYLPLPIEPQNLEVAIAGLAAVGVVGFSVTIPHKQAIIPLLSEITPLAQAIGAVNTVSRKNNQWVGTNTDIVGFIHPLQTTYKQDWSQKIAVILGNGGAARAVVAGCHQLGFAEIHVVGRNLEKLKDFQHSWEYSPIADTLQVHTWDKLTQLIPQADLLVNTTPIGMYPNVDDSPVSVDEMTNLQLGAIAYDLIYIPQPTKFLQYAQQQGVIAIDGLEMLVQQGVAALKIWLQQDDIPVDVMRQALRQHLGLENRC; encoded by the coding sequence ATGATTACAGGCAAAACTAAACTATTGGGTGTGATTGGGTATCCGGTGGGACATTCACTGTCACCAGTGATGCACAATGCAGCAATTGCTCATTTGGGGTTAGATTATGTGTATCTTCCGTTACCTATTGAGCCACAAAATTTAGAAGTGGCGATCGCAGGTTTGGCGGCTGTGGGTGTTGTCGGGTTTAGTGTGACAATTCCCCATAAACAAGCAATTATCCCGCTACTCTCAGAAATTACACCCCTGGCTCAAGCTATAGGTGCAGTTAATACCGTGAGCCGGAAAAATAATCAATGGGTGGGTACAAACACGGATATAGTAGGATTTATTCACCCTTTGCAAACTACTTATAAACAAGATTGGAGTCAGAAAATAGCCGTCATTTTAGGGAATGGTGGCGCGGCTAGGGCGGTTGTTGCAGGTTGTCACCAGCTAGGTTTTGCAGAAATTCACGTGGTGGGGCGAAATCTAGAGAAATTAAAAGATTTTCAGCACAGTTGGGAATATTCACCCATTGCGGACACTTTACAAGTTCATACTTGGGATAAATTAACACAACTCATTCCCCAAGCCGACCTACTGGTAAATACAACCCCTATCGGTATGTATCCCAACGTGGATGATTCGCCTGTGAGTGTAGATGAAATGACGAATCTACAATTGGGTGCGATCGCCTATGATTTGATCTATATCCCCCAACCGACCAAATTTCTCCAATACGCACAACAACAAGGGGTAATCGCAATTGACGGCTTAGAAATGCTAGTCCAGCAAGGTGTTGCAGCCTTAAAAATCTGGTTACAGCAAGACGATATACCTGTAGATGTCATGCGCCAAGCTTTGAGACAACATTTAGGCTTAGAAAATAGGTGTTAA